In the Podospora bellae-mahoneyi strain CBS 112042 chromosome 4, whole genome shotgun sequence genome, one interval contains:
- a CDS encoding hypothetical protein (EggNog:ENOG503PQSD) — protein sequence MVAILYFRLYCKKKEEEEEEETILQAAATTNEMATDTLQSNNENEKRSTTSCCNKSGRRRRNWPFLWLTAIRTCQLAYFAHLHAVVFLFDQTGYYNGMWAWYASPGDDERSKAGMRWARALSLLNLIYILITFIFSLMFRNLDPKKWRLFGIHTFFGDLLMAWSLLHILRVLHPSYTNYCYDVPRKFDYENQGILTYLGKGQFNKERYLTCALLDSIFTLGAIPALSHIASIIATTCNIRRATNQQQVEVYPKEEGAVDIEQGTMIIPPAAEPSRSQSPVSSSSRGPSPPPSYRSRSSSGATEAGRPPSYRSAPSVRARASMETVSSVDPDSYLVSDGWRAPEHPPVYSSRPPSLRDGQV from the exons ATGGTCGCCATTCTCTACTTTCGTCTCTATTgcaagaagaaagaagaagaagaagaagaagaaactaTTCTTCAGGCCGCCGCCACAACCAACGAAATGGCTACTGACACTCTCCAAAGCAACAACGAGAATGAGAAACGTAGCACCACCTCATGCTGCAACAAGTCAGGCCGCCGTCGTCGCAACTGGCCATTTCTCTGGCTGACCGCCATCCGTACCTGTCAACTGGCCTACTTTGCCCATCTCCACGCCGTAGTCTTCTTGTTCGACCAGACTGGCTATTACAATGGCATGTGGGCATGGTACGCCTCCCCAGGTGACGATGAGCGATCAAAAGCCGGCATGCGCTGGGCGCGGGCATTG TCTCTCCTTAACCTAATCTACATCCTCATAACCTTTATCTTCTCCCTCATGTTCCGCAACCTCGACCCCAAAAAGTGGCGCCTCTTCGGCATCCACACCTTCTTCGGTGATCTGCTCATGGCATGGTCCCTCCTTCACATCCTCCGAGTCTTGCATCCTTCTTACACCAACTACTGCTACGATGTCCCCCGCAAGTTTG ACTACGAAAACCAAGGCATCCTCACCTACCTTGGCAAAGGCCAATTTAACAAAGAACGCTACCTAACCTGCGCCCTCCTCGACTCAATCTTCACCCTCGGCGCCATCCCCGCCTTGTCTCACATCGcctccatcatcgccaccacTTGCAACATCCGCCGCGccaccaaccagcaacagGTCGAGGTCTaccccaaggaggagggtgcggTCGACATCGAGCAGGGCACGATGATCATCCCGCCAGCTGCCGAGCCATCCCGTTCCCAGTCTCCtgtctcctcatcatccaggggcccatcaccaccgccgtcgtACCGTTCCCGATCCAGCTCCGGAGCAACAGAAGCCGGCCGTCCCCCAAGCTACAGGTCAGCGCCGTCGGTCAGAGCTCGAGCGTCAATGGAGACCGTGTCGTCTGTTGATCCTGATTCCTATCTTGTATCTGATGGGTGGAGGGCGCCGGAGCACCCACCAGTATATTCCAGCAGACCGCCAAGTTTGCGGGATGGACAGGTTTAG
- the GIT2 gene encoding glycerophosphoinositol permease (COG:P; EggNog:ENOG503NUIA), translating to MKEESADSGASSDQNPPPKIPLSSSSPPTHTQNENPLAASSREAPNDKTLWQKLLPVVACGAGLFSDGYINNVIGSVITVLAIQYGPLWSTSTAKSYLSAIAFAGTVVGQLLFGYLSDKWSRTNSLLLSTLILILFTALSTGSYYKGDAVGMFNVLTAWRFFVGIGIGGEYPAGSVAAAESSGELRKGTRNMWFILFTNSMIDWGFVMGAFVPWLVAAACHNTNLEVIWRTSLGIGVVFPLSLFVLRFFLKEPEEFQKHSMKHACTPYRLVFRFYGWRLFVVSSIWFLYDFSAYSFSIYSSTILANIFDRDSAPLTTVFGWNTVINLFYIPGTMLGAPVSDLLGPKRALAVGVLLQGVVGFVMAGCYPYLARPEVVGGFAVVFGIFQSLGELGPGNNIGVLAAKTCATGVRGQYYGVAAAVGKLGAFVGTYVFPYIVKAGGSEVLSAQYPFYVSSAGCVLSAVLCWVWVPRVEQDMIRDEDERFRGFLEENGYDTGQLGLRKDGAAVLVEEGK from the exons ATGAAGGAAGAAAGCGCCGACTCGGGCGCCAGCTCGGaccaaaaccctcctccgaaaatccccctctcctcgtcaagcCCACCGACTCATACCCAAAACGAGaaccccctcgccgccagcagcagagaaGCTCCAAATGACAAAACCCTCTGGCAAAAGCTCCTCCCCGTTGTCGCCTGCGGAGCAGGGTTGTTTTCTGACGGGTATATCAACAAC GTGATCGGCTCCGTCATAACCGTCCTCGCAATCCAGTACGGCCCCCTCTGGTCCACCTCCACAGCCAAATCCTACCTCAGCGCCATCGCCTTCGCCGGAACGGTGGTGGGGCAGTTGCTGTTTGGGTATCTGAGTGATAAGTGGTCGAGGACAAACTCACTGTTGCTGTCGACGCTGATCCTGATCTTGTTCACGGCGTTGAGCACGGGGAGTTACTACAAAGGGGACGCGGTGGGAATGTTCAACGTGCTGACGGCGTGGAGGTTTTTTGTCGGGATCGGGATCGGGGGGGAGTACCCTGCGGGAAGCGTCGCGGCGGCCGAGTCGTCGGGTGAGCTGAGGAAGGGGACGAGGAATATGTGGTTCATTTTGTTTACGAACAGCATGATTGACTGG GGCTTCGTGATGGGGGCTTTTGTCCCCTGGCTTGTGGCGGCCGCGTgccacaacaccaacctgGAAGTTATTTGGAGGACGAGTCTCGGGATCGGGGTGGTGTTTCCGCTCAGCCTGTTTGTCCTGAGGTTTTTCCTCAAGGAGCCAGAGGAGTTCCAGAAGCACTCGATGAAGCACGCGTGCACGCCGTACAGGCTTGTGTTTAGGTTTTATGGCTGGAGGCTGTTTGTCGTCAGTTCTATCTGGTTTCTGTACGACTTTTCGGCGTACTCGTTTTCGATCTACTCGAGCACGATCCTGGCGAACATTTTTGACCGGGACTCTGCGCCGCTGACGACGGTTTTTGGGTGGAACACGGTGATCAACCTGTTTTACATCCCGGGCACGATGCTGGGCGCTCCGGTGTCTGACTTGTTGGGTCCTAAGAGGGCGCTTGCGGTTGGGGTTTTGCTccagggtgttgttgggtttgtGATGGCGGGTTGTTACCCCTATCTGGCGAggccggaggtggtgggagggtttgcggtggtgtttgggatcTTTCAGAGCctgggggagctggggccGGGGAACAATATTGGGGTTTTGGCTGCGAAGACTTGTGCtacgggggtgagggggcaGTATTATGGGGTTGCGGCTGCGGTTGGGAAGCTGGGGGCTTTTGTGGGGACCTATGTGTTTCCGTATATTGTCAAGGCTGGGGGGAGCGAGGTGCTGTCGGCCCAGTATCCGTTTTATGTGTCGAGCGCGGGGTGTGTTTTGAGTGCGGTGCTGTGCTGGGTTTGGGTGCCGAGGGTGGAGCAGGACATGATcagggatgaggatgagaggttcagggggtttttggaggagaaTGGGTATGATACTGGGCAGctggggttgaggaaggatGGGGCGGCGGttttggttgaggaggggaagtga
- a CDS encoding hypothetical protein (EggNog:ENOG503PEC7) translates to MMGWGSSSRWLAIARTLQLAAALVSTALHGFNTIWIHVKKLGMTQHMVILELLIVLITVYTTIAILVQHYNWRSITEPWLVAFVVLDLIFCAMTMAIISLLAWNGLPVSCVGLTRPKEYLAGDAPNGYPNGFSTNGFTDGNQNMPGELDKFCPLERAYFGFAHALVFFYIATIVLNVVRILELKYIKIGNSGEDEEVNLKAVKDLEAPSPISSTARVDLAPPAPPSEGIVSRTASLRSTTTASTSRPTYSAVHARAHTAAIPRRPVGAGGAVPSPHRRPQSDALNRVSLDEDSDNAEAALVSDGMRHQHRQPPSRDYVPHPPHQQQYPHPHNHHRMPSLLEEDQMTTTSDMDHALVSDGMRPSAPMLPPYEPGNRRTSIGG, encoded by the exons atgatgggttgggggtcATCTTCAAGATGGCTTGCCATCGCCCGAACACTGCAGCTTGCTGCGGCTTTAGTATCGACCGCTCTACATGGCTTCAACACCATATGGATTCATGTCAAGAAGCTCGGTATGACACAGCACATGGTCATCCTTGAGCTGTTG atcgtcctcatcaccgtgtacaccaccatcgccattTTGGTTCAACACTACAACTGGCGTTCCATAACGGAGCCATGGCTGGTTGCTTTTGTGGTTCTCGACTTGATCTTTTGCGCCATGACGATGGCCATCATATCCTTGCTTGCCTGGAATGGCCTTCCTGTCAGCTGTGTCGGCCTCACGCGGCCAAAGGAGTATCTGGCCGGCGATGCCCCGAACGGGTACCCAAACGGGTTCTCGACTAATGGCTTCACTGACGGGAACCAAAACATGCCCGGGGAACTAGACAAGTTCTGCCCTCTGGAGCGCGCATATTTTGGGTTCGCCCACGCTTTGGTCTTCTTTTACATTGCGACCATTGTCCTCAACGTCGTCCGCATCTTGGAGCTCAAGTATATCAAGATTGGCAATtcgggggaggacgaggaggtaAATCTTAAGGCGGTCAAGGACCTCGAGGCGCCATCACCCATCTCCAGCACCGCAAGAGTCGATCTGgcgccaccagcaccaccaagcgaAGGCATCGTTTCACGCACTGCTTCTCTTCGAAGCACCACGACGGCCTCAACATCGCGCCCCACTTACTCGGCGGTTCATGCTCGGGCTCACACAGCCGCCATCCCACGGCGACCCGTGGGAGCAGGCGGTGCGGTGCCATCGCCACACCGACGGCCGCAGTCGGATGCTCTCAACCGAGTCTCTTTGGACGAAGATAGCGATAATGCCGAAGCAGCGTTGGTTTCAGACGGCATGAGGCATCAGCACCGGCAACCACCTTCGAGAGACTACGtccctcacccaccacatcaacagcagTACCCGCACCCACACAATCACCACCGGATGCCCAGTTTGCTCGAGGAGGACCAGATGACGACCACGTCTGATATGGACCACGCGTTGGTGTCGGATGGGATGAGGCCATCAGCACCCATGCTTCCACCGTATGAACCGGGCAATAGACGGACCAGTATAGGTGGTTAG
- a CDS encoding hypothetical protein (EggNog:ENOG503NW7H; COG:U; COG:Y; MEROPS:MER0020214), with protein sequence MAFGGFGGGGGGFGQNNNTTGSTFGGFGATNNTSSGFGTGTGFGATNNAAPGTTGGSLFGGGGTTGGFGTNTTGGAFGGGGFGAAKPAFGTPASTSGGGLFGSTTATAGGTGFGFGNTANTAATSTPFGGGGGSSLFGAAKPATTGFGGTGTGFGAGATGGSLFGGGGTSTTGTGFGATTNPGIGTATGEAPGTAVVAFNPLVEKEPNNVSQSNSFQNVCFMDAYKRWSPEELRLVDYNQGRKSGGATGSTFGSTNFGGFGATGTTTTNTGFGGGATTGSSLFGGGGTSGGFGAATTTPAANTGGFGGSSLFGAKPATATTGMFGGTPAQPAATGGSLFGGGGGGFGTTGTTTGGFGGGAATTGTSLFGTNTATAAKPASGFSFGTGGTATTNTGFGGTATAGTGTGLFGAATQQPAATGGGLFGTQQQQQPATSGFGGFGQTAAQPAATGGIFGTAPAKPATGLFGTATTTAQPATGGSLFGATGTTTNTGFGGAAAQPAAGGSLFGAKPATGGLFGTTTTPAATGGGLFGNAQQQPAATGFGAGLGQNNQQKPLFGNTTTGGGLFSQPAQQQGGSLFGASQTQPQLGLGNSLLGASQQQQQQQGLSTSINDLSAYGAATLFSGLSDDKIVNPGPLATPLGGKPKVKSRSILPMYKLSPANASRFVTPQKRGYGFSYSAYGSPATPSSISSTPGGFGQSLLASSVNRGLSKSISASNLRRSFNVEDSILQPGAFSANSSMRLLGSASSNKKLIINKDMRSDLFSSSDKKQAQEDASGARKLAKRVSFDTSTADSPSNDEVAAITDGSENDLGYLRPSIRSTNNGANGSKASPASAAPEMTQVKGNELAIVHEEESPAAARVTLAAKAPASPSAGSEEAGEYWMSPSLEDIRAMNRTQRQKVVDFTVGRVHVGNVQFKVPVDLSNINVDEIIDNIVILVPRSATVYPVAAKKPPVGKGLNVPALISLEHSWPRGGRDVSGRRLEKHIQKLKAIPDTTFEDYDPETGVWQFSVEHFTTYGLDDDDSDDEEFEEEAIQPMQAAKRAQHVEQIPSPVVEASSTSPVDPDDTFEFKRSRRTLPGAFNDDEAAMFDEEEDSDISHQGTPPHEPLDADTPIPSREWPEDESMADGPDDFQLEAYDDSYEQGSVDGAQDEFQLSRYDDNAERLPAGIVRARMRALKKSTAPTKIEVAGGDDWTQILQASVRAPRTVDRATLRELNETGAVWDMKDRGSPAPKDVAVNNNDDGFATSLDLMKSLFQQTKGGPTQSSQASPAKGFVKWPYQTRSKVEDDETQSVPRPTWGPDGVLVTAHDGEASLQAVDGTITPGGEAQVNPKILAQLQQYIDSVSGYQGDSGPEFKKVAQGDAVWELASLLFDENGVGLTGFWRQLVLESTKTALARAESPEEKAIICLAGNLVPEACAQLVKGRDMRLAVLVAGIGSQQADIKAQLRDWRESNVLSEISEPVRAVYELLAGNACVCDGVKDAPIESRVSSFTISQRFGLTWEQAFGLRLFYSAAEDGAPNVKGAIKSFQMDVEQDREPEPGSQMWSLLKAFANQEFDWNDGRLGWLMTRAIHASGKVGFGEDDVGRLDRASVGFAGALTGMGDWVPAAFVLLQLSEREAREKAVRDHLGRHASFIGAPRNPGSAFSELKKFGVPEPWIWEAKALDYRARGETHQEFLALVWAKNFAEANRAFVTKVGPDLVIGREYKKLATYAQLLFKVKRNISDWDRAAVVYLLYPLVRLEKGKKKSKLDEMEERLFDGLVSLRGMARGDLRQEAAIADMAEELIRVRGGEARLYGLLPRDVAGRYRRAEVLGEM encoded by the exons ATGGCGTTCGGCggttttggcggcggcggcggcggtttCGGCCAGAATAATAACACCACCGGCTCGACATTCGGCGGCTTTGGTGCTACAAACAACACATCTTCAG GGTTTGGCACAGGCACAGGCTTTGGAGCAACCAACAATGCTGCCCCCGGCACCACTGGCGGCAGTctcttcggcggcggcggtacTACTGGCGGCTTTGGTACTAACACCACTGGAGGTgcttttggaggtggtggtttcggCGCCGCGAAGCCAGCATTCGGCACGCCAGCCAGCACAAGCGGTGGAGGCCTTTTTGGGAGCACAACTGCCACCGCCGGCGGCACCGGGTTCGGCTTTGGCAACACTGCCAACACTGCTGCCACGTCAACACCctttggtggcggcggtggatcATCACTGTTCGGCGCAGCCAAGCCTGCCACAACCGGCTTTGGCGGGACAGGCACGGGCTTCGGCGCCGGGGCGACTGGCGGCAGCCTTTTCGGCGGTGGAGGCACAAGTACCACGGGGACCGGCTTCGGTGCGACGACCAACCCCGGGATCGGCACCGCGACTGGCGAAGCTCCAGGGAcagctgttgttgctttCAACCCCCTGGTAGAAAAGGAGCCCAACAATGTGTCTCAGAGCAACTCATTCCAGAACGTATGCTTCATGGACGCCTACAAGCGCTGGTCTCCTGAGGAGCTTAGATTGGTCGACTACAACCAGGGTCGGAAATCTGGAGGGGCTACCGGGTCGACGTTTGGAAGCACCAACTTTGGAGGCTTTGGCGCTACcgggacaacaacaactaaTACTGGCTTCGGTGGCGGTGCCACCACGGGATCAAGCTTgtttggtggcggtggaACAAGCGGAGGATTCGGAGCAGCAACAACTACTCCAGCTGCCAATACCGGTGGCTTCGGCGGCAGCAGTCTCTTCGGTGCTAAGCctgcaacagcaaccactgGCATGTTTGGAGGCACCCCCGCGCAACCTGCCGCTACGGGTGGCAGTCtctttggaggtggtggaggtggtttcGGCACCACGGGAACAACTACTGGTGGCTTCGGCGGTGGAGCTGCCACGACCGGTACTAGTCTCTTCGGCACCAACACCGCAACTGCCGCGAAACCCGCCTCCGGCTTCAGCTTTGGAACCGGTGGCACTGCGACTACTAATACCGGCTTTGGAGGCACCGCCACTGCTGGCACCGGCACTGGACTCTTTGGAGCCGCTACACAACAACCTGCCGCCACCGGCGGCGGGCTTTTCGGcactcagcaacaacagcaacctgcCACGTCGGGCTTTGGCGGCTTTGGCCAAACCGCGGCCCAACCCGCTGCCACAGGAGGTATCTTTGGAACCGCACCAGCCAAGCCTGCCACTGGTCTGTTTGGAACTGCCACCACAACCGCTCAACCGGCGACGGGCGGCTCTTTGTTCGGTGCGACTGGAACGACAACAAACACAGGATTCGGCGGAGCTGCCGCCCAGCCCGCAGCGGGCGGGAGTCTCTTCGGGGCGAAGCCGGCAACTGGCGGGCTCTTCGGTACAACCACGACGCCTGCCGCGACCGGCGGTGGTCTCTTCGGGAatgctcaacaacagcctgcTGCCACAGGATTCGGCGCCGGCCTGGGCCAGAATAACCAGCAAAAGCCTCTTTttggcaacaccaccactggTGGCGGTCTCTTTAGCCAGCCGGCACAACAGCAGGGCGGTTCGCTATTCGGCGCTTCTCAGACGCAGCCCCAGCTCGGCTTGGGCAACTCTCTGCTTGGTGcttcccaacaacagcagcagcagcagggttTGTCTACTAGCATCAATGACCTTTCCGCTTATGGTGCCGCTACCTTGTTCTCAGGTCTCAGTGATGACAAGATCGTCAATCCTGGGCCCCTGGCCACTCCTCTAGGTGGCAAGCCCAAGGTTAAGAGCCGGTCGATTTTGCCCATGTACAAGCTCAGCCCCGCGAACGCTTCCCGCTTCGTCACCCCGCAGAAGAGAGGCTACGGTTTTTCGTACAGCGCCTATGGGTCGCCTGCTACGCCTTCCAGCATCTCGAGCACCCCCGGCGGCTTTGGACAGAGTCTTTTGGCCAGCAGTGTCAACCGTGGTTTGAGCAAGAGCATTTCTGCCAGCAACCTGCGCCGCAGCTTCAACGTTGAAGATAGTATCCTGCAGCCAGGTGCCTTCTCGGCCAACTCGAGCATGCGTCTTCTTGGCAGCGCtagcagcaacaagaagcTGATTATCAATAAGGACATGCGGAGCGATCTGTTCAGTAGCAGTGATAAGAAGCAAGCTCAGGAAGATGCGAGCGGTGCTCGCAAGTTGGCCAAGAGAGTGAGCTTCGATACCAGCACAGCTGATAGTCCCAGCAACGACGAGGTCGCTGCGATTACGGATGGCAGCGAGAATGATCTTGGCTATCTCAGGCCTTCCATTCGttccaccaacaacggcgCCAACGGTAGCAAGGCTTCTCCGGCCTCTGCCGCTCCCGAGATGACACAAGTCAAGGGCAATGAGCTTGCCATCGTCCATGAGGAAGAATCTCCTGCCGCCGCTCGGGTTACGCTTGCTGCCAAAGCTcccgcctccccatccgctGGTTCTGAGGAGGCTGGTGAGTATTGGATGAGCCCGTCGCTCGAGGACATCCGTGCCATGAACAGGACGCAGCGCCAAAAGGTTGTCGACTTTACTGTTGGTCGCGTCCACGTGGGTAATGTCCAGTTCAAGGTTCCTGTCGATctcagcaacatcaacgTGGATGAAATCATTGACAATATCGTCATCCTGGTTCCCCGCTCAGCCACCGTGTACCCGGTTGCGGCCAAAAAGCCGCCCGTTGGCAAGGGCCTGAACGTTCCTGCGCTGATCTCGCTCGAGCATTCATGGCCCCGTGGTGGCAGGGACGTCAGTGGCCGCCGTCTTGAAAAGCACATtcagaagctcaaggctATCCCCGACACGACCTTTGAAGACTACGACCCGGAGACTGGCGTCTGGCAGTTTTCTGTAGAGCACTTCACTACCTATGgtctggatgatgatgactccgacgatgaagagtttgaggaggaagccatcCAGCCTATGCAAGCTGCCAAGCGTGCTCAGCACGTTGAACAGATCCCGAGCCCGGTTGTCGAGGCCTCGTCCACGTCTCCTGTTGACCCCGATGACACCTTTGAGTTCAAGCGCAGCCGCCGCACTCTGCCTGGCGCCTTCAACGACGATGAAGCCGCCATGttcgatgaagaagaggactCTGATATCTCTCACCAGGGTACGCCACCTCATGAGCCCCTGGACGCTGACACCCCCATACCATCACGGGAGTGGCCTGAAGATGAAAGCATGGCTGACGGACCCGATGACTTCCAGCTCGAAGCCTATGACGACTCGTACGAACAAGGGTCAGTCGACGGCGCTCAGGATGAGTTCCAGCTCTCCCGTTACGACGACAACGCTGAGCGACTCCCTGCCGGCATTGTGAGAGCACGGATGCGGGCGCTCAAGAAGTCGACAGCCCCGACCAAGATTGAGgtggccggtggtgatgattgGACTCAGATTTTGCAGGCGAGCGTGCGGGCGCCCAGGACGGTGGATCGGGCCACGCTTCGGGAACTCAACGAGACGGGGGCGGTTTGGGATATGAAGGATCGCGGGAGCCCCGCGCCCAAGGACGTGGCGGTGAATAATAACGACGACGGGTTTGCGACCAGTCTGGACTTGATGAAGTCGCTGTTTCAGCAAACGAAAGGCGGGCCGACTCAGTCCTCGCAGGCATCGCCCGCGAAGGGGTTCGTGAAG TGGCCATACCAGACGCGTTCCAAGGTTGAAGACGACGAGACTCAGTCGGTCCCTCGTCCCACTTGGGGCCCTGACGGGGTTCTCGTGACGGCTCACGACGGCGAGGCCAGCCTGCAGGCTGTTGACGGCACGATCACTCCTGGTGGGGAGGCGCAGGTCAACCCCAAGATTCTGGCTCAGCTTCAGCAGTATATCGATAGCGTTTCTGGCTATCAGGGAGATTCGGGCCCGGAGTTTAAGAAGGTGGCGCAGGGTGATGCCGTTTGGGAGCTGGCGTCGCTGCTTTTTGACGAGAACGGCGTTGGACTGACTGGTTTCTGGCGGCAACTGGTGCTGGAATCGACCAAGACTGCGCTTGCGAGAGCTGAGTcgccggaggagaaggccatcATTTGTTTGGCTGGGAATTTGGTCCCGGAGGCGTGTGCGCAGCTTGTCAAGGGGAGGGATATGAGACTTGCTGTGCTGGTTGCTGGGATCGGGAGTCAGCAGGCGGATATCAAGGCTCAGTTGAGGGACTGGAGGGAGTCGAATGTTCTCTCTGAGATTTCCGAGCCCGTCCGCGCGGTTTATGAACTTCTGGCCGGCAATGCCTGTGTTTGTGACGGGGTCAAGGACGCGCCGATTGAAAGTAGGGTTAGTTCCTTTACCATTTCTCAGCGGTTCGGATTGACTTGGGAGCAGGCTTTTGGGCTGAGGCTGTTTTATTCTGCCGCCGAGGACGGGGCGCCGAACGTGAAGGGGGCGATCAAGAGTTTTCAGATGGATGTCGAGCAGGACagggagccggagccggggAGTCAGATGTGGAGTTTGTTGAAGGCGTTTGCGAACCAGGAGTTTGACTGGAATGATGGgcggttggggtggttgatgacgAGGGCTATTCATGCGAGCGGCAAGGTTGGGTtcggggaggatgatgtcggGAGGCTGGACAGGGCGAGTGTTGGGTTTGCGGGGGCGTtgacggggatgggggattGGGTGCCTGCGGCGTTTGTGCTGCTGCAGCTGAgcgagagggaggcgagggagaaggctgTTAGGGATCACCTTGGGAGGCACGCCAGTTTTATTGGTGCGCCGAGGAACCCGGGCAGTGCGTTCAGTGAGCTCAAGAAGTTTGGAGTCCCAGAACCATGGATCTGGGAGGCGAAGGCGCTGGATTATAGGGCTAGGGGAGAAACCCACCAGGAGTTTCTCGCGCTGGTCTGGGCGAAAAACTTTGCCGAGGCGAACAGGGCTTTTGTTACAAAGGTCGGGCCGGATCTGGTTATTGGGAGGGAGTACAAGAAGCTGGCGACGTATGCGCAGCTGCTGTTCAAGGTGAAGAGGAATATTTCGGACTGGGAcagggcggcggtggtgtattTGCTTTACCCCTTGGTTAggctggagaaggggaaaaagaagagcaaactagatgagatggaggagaggctatttgatgggttggtttcgctgagggggatggcgaggggggatTTGAGGCAGGAGGCTGCGATTGCGGACATGGCGGAGGAGTTGATTCGGGTtagggggggggaggcgaggcTCTATGGGTTGCTGCCGAGGGATGTTGCGGGGCGGTATAGGAGGgcggaggtgttgggggagatgtgA